A stretch of Anaeromyxobacter dehalogenans 2CP-1 DNA encodes these proteins:
- a CDS encoding 4Fe-4S dicluster domain-containing protein, whose translation MALLAVGTAAWTAMTSAALVEREWRATWISLATALGCAALGAGLLLAKRRGALEGSRARWTLRGVLGLAALLALALVIPSDRSFPDKRVGAATPTQAYDATTQPGNDVLGKVERSRGPDGRDELTFSVYDVCVGKVAHRAARDGSVAPVAVEVTEPAVLAAQIKDEARALGAQVAGITELHPQFVFQKDNDGQPVALHHRYAIVIATGLDYRLASPSAPLPWRDYYSSIPEEVAAVLSGRSTNPAVPIPPETVQEYRDTLEFYAEGGRVAVELAKAIRSLGYPARAHFGRWAEVQVIPLAIAAGLGELGKNGMLINDRFGPRGSFAVVTTDIPLAVDRQRDLGVQEFCRVCNKCADACPVSAVPRGEAGAPAGGVSRWQVDGPKCWTYLKINPKCMACTGACPFNKKDLLAHRWAVALIARKSVAANRLLVWLDDLLGYGRSAFRLRDEARNALGAPGEAPRPAGAFPGPEARS comes from the coding sequence ATGGCGCTCCTCGCCGTGGGGACGGCCGCGTGGACGGCCATGACCTCGGCCGCGCTGGTGGAGCGCGAGTGGCGCGCCACCTGGATCTCGCTCGCGACGGCGCTCGGCTGCGCCGCGCTGGGCGCGGGGTTGCTGCTGGCGAAGCGCCGCGGCGCGCTGGAAGGCTCGCGCGCCCGGTGGACGCTGCGCGGCGTCCTGGGGCTCGCGGCGCTGCTCGCGCTCGCGCTGGTGATCCCGTCCGACCGGAGCTTCCCCGACAAGCGGGTCGGCGCGGCGACACCGACGCAGGCCTACGACGCGACCACCCAGCCCGGCAACGACGTCCTCGGCAAGGTGGAGCGGAGCCGTGGCCCCGACGGCCGTGACGAGCTCACCTTCTCCGTGTACGACGTGTGCGTGGGGAAGGTCGCCCACCGCGCGGCGCGCGACGGCTCGGTGGCGCCGGTCGCGGTCGAGGTGACCGAGCCCGCCGTGCTGGCGGCGCAGATCAAGGACGAGGCGCGGGCGCTCGGGGCGCAGGTGGCAGGGATCACCGAGCTCCACCCGCAGTTCGTGTTCCAGAAGGACAACGACGGCCAGCCGGTCGCGCTCCACCACCGGTACGCCATCGTGATCGCGACCGGCCTGGATTACCGGCTGGCCAGCCCGTCCGCGCCGCTGCCCTGGCGCGACTACTACAGCTCCATCCCGGAGGAGGTCGCGGCGGTGCTCTCCGGGCGCAGCACGAACCCCGCGGTCCCCATCCCTCCCGAGACCGTCCAGGAGTACCGCGACACCCTCGAGTTCTACGCCGAGGGCGGACGCGTCGCGGTGGAGCTCGCGAAGGCCATTCGCAGCCTGGGGTATCCGGCCCGGGCCCACTTCGGCCGGTGGGCGGAGGTGCAGGTGATCCCGCTCGCGATCGCCGCGGGCCTCGGCGAGCTCGGCAAGAACGGCATGCTCATCAACGACCGGTTCGGGCCGCGCGGGAGCTTCGCGGTGGTGACGACCGACATCCCGCTCGCCGTGGACCGGCAGCGCGACCTGGGGGTGCAGGAGTTCTGCCGCGTCTGCAACAAGTGCGCGGACGCCTGCCCGGTGAGCGCGGTGCCGCGCGGGGAGGCGGGCGCGCCGGCCGGCGGCGTCTCGCGCTGGCAGGTGGACGGCCCGAAGTGCTGGACCTATCTCAAGATCAACCCGAAGTGCATGGCGTGCACCGGCGCGTGCCCGTTCAACAAGAAGGATCTGCTCGCGCACCGCTGGGCGGTGGCGCTCATCGCGCGCAAGTCCGTCGCCGCCAATCGCCTGCTCGTGTGGCTCGACGACCTGCTCGGCTACGGCCGGTCCGCGTTCCGGCTCCGCGACGAGGCGCGCAACGCGCTGGGGGCGCCC